One genomic window of Acidobacteriota bacterium includes the following:
- a CDS encoding glycosyltransferase family 39 protein, with the protein MGSEISSSTSNSASVNAAQPARSSAWAKAQRIGCWALAVGVAVWSLTDSRFRNAEGGLRGTVCLPLATVIALALLGYALDKAWRTAAVWMSLALIGQATALQMIEAGQQVYYQHYRPLGVLLTASPWLVALLGAQTLLTLFGIRKRWSVIKFWLGRNFKLWQAASIALVFSATSATVSRKINLYIEELPLATFIQAINLLNLVLAVWAIPEAVLDAWRWRVERITGWDEEENGRVDRFAVTAAVGATVLAVLLSVFSYQRHPHLGDEIAYLYQARYLATGQLTMPTPAALEAFDLDLFDHDATRWWCSPPVGWPLVLAIGVLLKADWLVNPVLAGVCVWLAFVLVKELYDRRTARLTALLLALSPWHVLIGMSYMTHTASLAFGLLAALAAVWARKNESLLWALASGAATGMVGMIRPLEGTVVAAVIGVPLGLSFLGMGGKRVKFASLLAWAFGCGVIGAGILYYNFALTGSPTKFPIMVWADKYMGVNSNAMGFGPDRGNGWPIDPYPGHSPLEGVINSNLNITAINTELFGWSIGSLILIALFCVSLKLRSGDWLMAALIAGIFTAHFFYWFSGGPDFAARYWYLMIVPCVVLSVRGLQVLIHRLTHETRQPHLHRTRVLVGVFALSMMALVSFTPWRAIDKYHHYLRMRPDVRQLAKEYNFGKSLVLIRGEQFPDFASAAIYNPIDLQAAEPVYAWDQNPSLQAEVLKQYSDRPVWILNGPSITKAGFQIAEGPVSAQSLLQRQQTASP; encoded by the coding sequence ATGGGATCCGAAATCTCTTCCTCAACCAGCAATTCGGCTTCGGTCAATGCGGCACAGCCTGCGCGAAGTTCAGCGTGGGCCAAGGCTCAGCGGATAGGGTGTTGGGCGTTGGCTGTTGGCGTGGCAGTTTGGTCATTGACCGATTCGCGATTTCGCAATGCTGAAGGGGGACTTCGTGGAACCGTCTGTCTGCCCTTGGCGACGGTAATTGCGTTGGCGTTGTTGGGCTATGCGCTCGACAAAGCATGGCGAACGGCGGCGGTCTGGATGTCATTGGCATTGATCGGTCAGGCGACGGCGTTGCAAATGATCGAAGCCGGCCAGCAAGTTTACTATCAACATTATCGTCCGCTTGGAGTTTTGCTGACCGCCTCGCCCTGGCTTGTGGCTTTGCTCGGCGCGCAGACATTGCTGACGCTTTTCGGAATTCGAAAGCGATGGAGCGTTATCAAATTCTGGCTTGGCCGAAATTTCAAACTCTGGCAAGCGGCGAGCATTGCGCTGGTGTTCTCGGCTACCAGCGCAACTGTTTCGCGCAAAATCAACCTTTACATTGAAGAGTTGCCGCTGGCGACTTTCATCCAGGCGATCAACCTGCTGAATCTGGTGTTGGCGGTCTGGGCGATTCCCGAGGCCGTGTTAGACGCCTGGCGCTGGCGCGTCGAGCGAATCACGGGGTGGGATGAAGAGGAAAACGGTCGCGTTGATCGCTTTGCTGTGACGGCTGCGGTTGGCGCGACGGTGCTCGCCGTGTTGTTGAGCGTGTTTTCGTACCAGCGGCATCCGCATCTGGGAGACGAAATCGCGTACCTGTATCAGGCTCGTTACCTGGCGACCGGGCAATTGACGATGCCGACTCCGGCTGCGCTGGAAGCCTTCGACCTGGACCTGTTCGATCACGATGCGACGCGTTGGTGGTGCAGTCCGCCTGTAGGCTGGCCGCTGGTGTTGGCAATTGGGGTTTTGCTCAAGGCCGATTGGTTAGTGAACCCTGTGCTTGCCGGTGTGTGCGTGTGGCTGGCTTTCGTGCTGGTGAAAGAGCTGTATGACCGGCGAACCGCTCGTTTGACGGCGTTGCTGCTGGCGCTGTCTCCGTGGCACGTGTTAATTGGAATGAGTTACATGACGCACACGGCCTCGCTGGCATTTGGGTTGTTGGCCGCGCTGGCGGCGGTTTGGGCGAGAAAGAACGAAAGCTTGCTGTGGGCATTGGCGAGCGGCGCGGCAACCGGCATGGTCGGAATGATTCGCCCATTGGAAGGCACAGTAGTGGCCGCCGTCATTGGCGTGCCGCTGGGGTTGTCGTTTCTCGGCATGGGCGGCAAGCGGGTCAAATTCGCCAGCCTGCTGGCTTGGGCGTTTGGGTGCGGAGTGATCGGAGCCGGGATTCTGTATTACAACTTCGCGCTGACGGGAAGCCCCACCAAATTTCCGATTATGGTGTGGGCGGATAAATACATGGGCGTGAATTCGAACGCAATGGGATTCGGCCCGGATCGCGGCAATGGCTGGCCGATTGATCCTTATCCCGGACACAGTCCGCTGGAAGGCGTCATCAATTCCAACCTGAACATCACCGCCATCAACACCGAACTATTCGGATGGAGCATTGGTTCGCTGATCCTGATTGCGCTGTTTTGTGTTTCACTGAAGCTGCGGTCGGGCGATTGGCTGATGGCTGCTCTGATTGCCGGAATCTTCACCGCGCATTTTTTTTACTGGTTCAGCGGCGGCCCGGATTTCGCGGCTCGTTACTGGTATCTGATGATTGTTCCCTGCGTAGTGCTATCAGTTCGCGGATTGCAAGTATTAATCCATCGGTTGACGCACGAAACGCGGCAACCGCATTTGCACAGGACAAGAGTCCTGGTTGGAGTTTTTGCGCTGAGCATGATGGCGCTTGTGAGTTTCACGCCGTGGCGAGCGATTGATAAATACCATCACTATTTGAGGATGCGCCCCGATGTTCGCCAACTGGCCAAAGAATACAATTTTGGCAAAAGCTTAGTGTTGATTCGCGGCGAACAGTTTCCCGATTTTGCCTCTGCCGCAATTTACAATCCCATTGATCTGCAAGCCGCCGAGCCGGTGTATGCCTGGGATCAAAATCCGAGCTTGCAGGCGGAAGTGTTGAAACAGTATTCCGACCGCCCCGTTTGGATTCTCAACGGCCCCTCAATCACCAAAGCAGGCTTTCAAATTGCCGAAGGCCCCGTGTCTGCTCAAAGTTTGCTGCAAAGACAGCAAACTGCTTCTCCTTAA
- a CDS encoding DUF2029 domain-containing protein yields MQTIQNIFDIRLAQSGAAERFYRRLTFLLLGIIALVTLVGVVTPAGLGWDFANFYDTGRRAAAGQIADLYHPERVIAGAKPQGSLAFWGTPISAYFYAPLSLFSAEWALLVFKLENVLALFTALWLLYWNNRRFNDSSPVEQWKFAALFAGLVLLYQPFWTIYRVGGQTTPTVLLLFTLALLNHTKGKFNSSAAYLLAALLIKPGFVFLLLPLCMVSGWKFLRSVAFVSLLAGLVSVLLLGVDIHAEFLQVMLQGMKNAYPWMYNSSLFVTAENLRLLASPPVSIRVLVVPVMLLKLALVLLFGWLYWLSRRERWSSPAQRHFDFLMATTFCLMFSQTVWEHYLAVLFMLLAYVVAAVRQLSSMTLVLLAAIFGTSLFQNIVLTNAVQARFHFDSIPALIVVGMLKSSLLWLTLVFLVRHRAELFQSYLMPQWERLTARR; encoded by the coding sequence GTGCAAACCATTCAAAACATCTTCGACATTCGGCTGGCGCAGAGTGGCGCTGCCGAACGATTTTATCGCCGGTTGACCTTTCTGTTGCTGGGTATCATTGCGCTGGTCACGCTCGTGGGAGTCGTCACTCCTGCGGGGTTGGGGTGGGATTTCGCCAATTTTTACGACACGGGGCGTCGAGCCGCCGCAGGACAAATCGCCGATCTGTATCACCCGGAACGAGTGATTGCCGGAGCAAAGCCGCAAGGCTCACTGGCATTCTGGGGCACGCCGATTTCAGCGTACTTTTACGCCCCGCTCAGTCTGTTTTCGGCGGAGTGGGCGTTGCTGGTGTTCAAGCTGGAAAATGTGCTGGCGCTGTTTACTGCGCTGTGGTTGCTGTATTGGAACAACCGCCGGTTCAACGACTCCTCCCCGGTGGAGCAATGGAAATTCGCCGCCCTGTTTGCGGGACTGGTTTTACTTTATCAACCGTTCTGGACAATTTACAGGGTCGGCGGCCAAACGACTCCGACGGTGTTGTTGTTATTCACACTGGCGTTGCTGAATCATACGAAAGGGAAATTCAACAGTTCAGCCGCGTATTTGTTGGCGGCGTTGCTCATTAAACCCGGATTCGTGTTCTTGCTGTTGCCGCTGTGTATGGTTTCGGGGTGGAAGTTTTTACGCTCCGTGGCGTTTGTTTCCTTGCTGGCGGGACTGGTATCAGTGTTGTTGCTCGGTGTAGACATTCATGCGGAATTTCTGCAGGTGATGTTGCAGGGAATGAAGAACGCTTATCCCTGGATGTACAACAGCTCATTGTTTGTGACAGCGGAAAATCTAAGGTTGCTGGCTTCGCCGCCGGTGAGCATTCGAGTGCTGGTCGTCCCGGTGATGCTGTTGAAACTGGCGCTGGTGTTGCTGTTCGGCTGGCTTTACTGGCTTAGCCGGAGAGAACGCTGGTCGTCGCCCGCGCAACGCCATTTCGATTTCCTGATGGCCACAACGTTTTGTCTGATGTTTTCCCAGACGGTTTGGGAACATTATCTGGCCGTGCTGTTCATGCTGTTGGCGTACGTGGTTGCCGCCGTGCGGCAATTGAGTTCCATGACCCTGGTCTTGCTGGCGGCCATTTTCGGAACATCATTGTTTCAAAACATCGTGCTGACCAATGCCGTCCAGGCGCGATTTCACTTCGATTCGATTCCGGCGCTGATTGTCGTCGGAATGCTGAAAAGCAGCCTGCTGTGGCTAACGCTGGTGTTTCTAGTTCGGCACCGGGCGGAATTGTTTCAAAGCTATCTGATGCCGCAATGGGAGCGATTGACCGCGAGACGCTAA
- a CDS encoding YvcK family protein — MGAIDRETLTMIENATHNQEPVIKVVLFSGGRGSRVLSRQLIRHPQVKLTLAVNGYDDGASTGEVRRFLGDCLGPSDFRKNASRMAHELKTCPQELIDLLDVRLPVGCSEDEGLATLQLLSEQMLAAGTDWQAELQTKQRKLDDGARRILGERLRRFEREVLDGARKFTFSDCAVGNIVFAGCFLEVGRNFNAAIVDYCALLGLPEGLIENVTDGENACLVALNLENQLLATEAEIVSANRRNHIKDIYLFDRTLTPEEERWASTATNEEINQFIRQHTRVPAVNPRLLDRIAEADLIIYSPGTQHSSLFPSYLTPGLGEVIARNLTAIKLLITNLQEDAEIPDSSAVDIIERAVYYLKDRNTKSIPTPCLITHYLLNDHLQAEDEKPYVPLGRLESLEDPRLVRIGNYEEGTTGTHDAAKILLPFINGILNRGTNQRVAVWLLETDSLNKIAQTMLEALRVGLDNLPLSISMFYSSDESLDPAFTKSLPITTHNVKTTGKTETEAFRQVTQRQAAIAGQEFDYVLLFDSSGMYKGEEIVNVASLLTNPRLDAVWGSRRLSVKDIHQSYKLRYQHKVLLGAASYVGSHLLSLAYLLRYGRYMSDTLSAVRAVRSSYLRDEILDFSDPCFNQQLLCLLLEDQAEVIETPVQFFPLSPDKVRRTTVRDGLRSLLTVLRGWAKAGHHQTTGNAGYAGEVRLDDFVLPRDPRVPRG; from the coding sequence ATGGGAGCGATTGACCGCGAGACGCTAACCATGATCGAAAACGCCACGCACAATCAGGAACCGGTCATCAAAGTCGTGCTCTTTTCCGGCGGCAGAGGCTCGCGCGTATTGTCACGGCAGTTGATCAGACATCCGCAGGTCAAACTGACGTTGGCCGTCAATGGGTACGACGACGGAGCTTCGACCGGCGAAGTGCGACGATTTTTGGGCGACTGCCTGGGGCCGTCGGATTTTCGCAAGAACGCTTCGCGCATGGCGCACGAACTGAAAACTTGCCCGCAGGAATTGATTGATTTACTGGATGTGCGTTTGCCGGTTGGATGTTCGGAAGACGAGGGATTGGCGACTTTACAGTTGTTGTCTGAGCAAATGCTTGCGGCGGGAACGGATTGGCAGGCGGAATTACAAACGAAACAACGCAAATTGGACGATGGGGCGCGTCGAATACTTGGCGAAAGGTTGCGCCGATTCGAGCGCGAAGTGTTGGACGGAGCGCGCAAGTTTACCTTTTCCGATTGCGCGGTCGGCAATATCGTGTTTGCCGGGTGTTTTCTGGAAGTCGGGCGCAATTTCAACGCCGCCATCGTGGATTACTGCGCGCTATTGGGATTGCCCGAAGGATTGATTGAAAACGTGACGGATGGCGAAAACGCTTGTCTGGTGGCGCTGAATCTGGAAAACCAACTGTTGGCGACCGAAGCCGAAATCGTCAGCGCCAATCGCCGCAATCACATCAAAGACATTTACCTGTTCGACCGCACCTTAACGCCGGAAGAAGAGCGTTGGGCTTCCACGGCGACCAACGAAGAGATCAACCAGTTCATTCGCCAGCATACGCGAGTTCCGGCGGTCAATCCTCGTTTATTGGATCGTATTGCCGAGGCGGATTTGATTATCTATTCGCCAGGCACTCAGCATTCCAGTTTGTTTCCCTCCTACCTGACGCCGGGATTGGGCGAAGTCATCGCGCGCAACCTGACGGCGATCAAATTGCTGATTACCAATTTGCAGGAAGACGCTGAAATCCCGGACAGCAGTGCAGTGGATATCATCGAACGTGCGGTGTACTACCTGAAAGATCGCAACACCAAATCCATTCCGACGCCGTGCCTGATTACGCATTATCTGCTCAACGATCACCTGCAAGCTGAAGACGAAAAACCGTATGTACCGCTGGGGAGGCTGGAAAGTCTGGAAGACCCGCGTTTGGTGCGTATCGGCAATTACGAGGAGGGAACAACCGGAACGCACGACGCCGCGAAGATATTGTTGCCATTCATCAATGGAATTTTGAATCGGGGTACGAATCAACGCGTGGCAGTTTGGTTGCTGGAAACCGATTCGCTGAACAAGATCGCACAAACAATGCTGGAGGCGTTGCGTGTCGGGTTGGACAACCTGCCGCTTTCGATCTCGATGTTTTATTCCAGCGACGAATCGCTTGATCCGGCATTTACAAAATCGCTGCCCATTACGACGCACAATGTGAAAACCACTGGCAAAACGGAAACCGAAGCCTTTCGCCAGGTTACTCAGCGGCAAGCAGCCATCGCCGGACAGGAGTTCGATTATGTGCTGCTGTTTGATTCGTCAGGGATGTACAAGGGCGAAGAGATCGTCAACGTTGCCTCGCTGTTGACCAATCCGCGCCTGGACGCCGTGTGGGGCAGCCGCCGGTTGTCGGTCAAAGACATTCACCAATCATACAAATTGCGCTATCAGCACAAAGTGTTGCTCGGCGCCGCCAGTTACGTGGGAAGTCATTTGCTCAGCCTGGCGTACCTGCTTCGGTATGGGCGTTATATGTCGGACACGTTATCGGCGGTCAGGGCGGTTCGCAGTTCGTACTTGCGCGATGAAATCCTGGACTTCAGCGATCCCTGCTTCAATCAACAATTGCTGTGTTTGTTGCTGGAAGATCAAGCCGAAGTCATCGAAACGCCAGTGCAGTTTTTTCCGCTCTCGCCGGACAAAGTTCGGCGGACGACCGTGCGCGACGGGCTGCGCTCTCTGCTGACGGTACTTCGTGGTTGGGCAAAGGCCGGGCATCATCAAACCACTGGAAACGCCGGTTATGCGGGCGAGGTGCGGTTGGATGATTTCGTTCTTCCGCGCGACCCTCGCGTTCCCCGTGGTTAA
- a CDS encoding HAD family phosphatase, translating into MTDFDLLIFDMDGVLVDTTKCHSRAYDDLWKLAGVIGPAYEEIAGCKTTEVVAEVTGALSPSAQQLVEWVAFKQQRARRYLATENLAFHDSLECIGRLGRLDKGRLRLAIGTGASRETTAMVLNRLGWGEAFSIIVTGEDVVEGKPAPQIYLAAMERAGISPQRTLIIEDSRAGLAAAVASQAYTASVRSGVKTDNERFLGSFPDVRSLLTTLRYVEQ; encoded by the coding sequence ATGACCGATTTTGATTTGTTGATTTTCGATATGGATGGCGTGCTGGTGGATACGACCAAATGTCACAGCCGCGCTTACGACGATTTGTGGAAACTGGCGGGTGTGATCGGCCCGGCTTACGAAGAAATCGCCGGGTGCAAGACGACCGAAGTCGTTGCCGAAGTCACCGGGGCGCTGTCTCCTTCGGCGCAACAACTTGTTGAATGGGTGGCATTCAAACAGCAACGGGCTCGCCGGTATCTGGCGACGGAAAACCTGGCTTTTCATGACAGCCTGGAATGCATCGGACGGCTGGGGCGTTTGGACAAGGGAAGATTGCGATTGGCGATTGGAACCGGAGCTTCGCGCGAAACGACGGCAATGGTGTTGAACAGATTGGGATGGGGCGAAGCGTTTTCCATCATCGTCACGGGCGAAGACGTTGTCGAAGGCAAACCCGCGCCGCAAATTTATCTGGCGGCAATGGAGCGCGCAGGAATTTCGCCGCAACGGACGTTAATTATCGAAGACAGTCGCGCAGGGCTTGCCGCCGCAGTTGCTTCGCAAGCCTATACGGCTTCGGTGCGCAGCGGTGTCAAAACCGACAACGAACGATTTCTCGGCAGTTTCCCGGACGTGCGGTCGCTGTTGACAACGCTGCGTTACGTCGAGCAATGA
- a CDS encoding NTP transferase domain-containing protein, which translates to MNRILIIPAAGLGSRLQSDIPKVLYPVNGRPMLHYLFDLYAPVVNRFVLVLHPATVERVREHCASLKLPVEFEVQISPTGMLDAILIPHERVRAAQPDQVWITWCDQIAVHPQTVRRLADVVAADDAAMAMPTIFKPEPYIHFERNEQGDIVGLRQRREGDLMPERGEGDLGLFSMFRETYLEMLPRFSKQVVVGSATRERNFLPFIPWLSTQGKRVCTFPADAEIESVGINTPAELKLVAEYLANEKQHAFRHHPGL; encoded by the coding sequence ATGAACCGAATTTTGATTATTCCGGCTGCGGGGTTGGGATCGCGGCTGCAATCCGACATTCCGAAAGTGCTATATCCGGTCAATGGCCGGCCGATGCTTCACTATTTGTTCGATCTGTATGCGCCGGTCGTCAATCGTTTTGTGCTGGTGTTGCATCCGGCGACAGTCGAGCGGGTTCGGGAACATTGCGCATCGCTGAAATTGCCGGTTGAGTTTGAAGTACAAATTTCACCGACGGGAATGTTGGACGCGATTTTGATTCCGCACGAGCGCGTTCGGGCTGCTCAACCGGATCAGGTTTGGATTACCTGGTGCGACCAGATTGCGGTTCATCCCCAAACGGTCAGACGGTTGGCGGACGTGGTTGCGGCGGATGATGCGGCGATGGCGATGCCGACGATCTTCAAGCCGGAGCCGTACATCCATTTTGAGCGCAACGAACAAGGCGACATCGTCGGTTTGCGGCAGCGTCGCGAAGGGGACCTGATGCCCGAACGGGGTGAAGGCGATCTGGGGCTGTTCAGTATGTTTCGCGAAACATATCTGGAAATGCTGCCGCGGTTTTCCAAACAGGTCGTCGTCGGCAGCGCAACGCGGGAACGAAACTTTCTGCCTTTCATCCCCTGGTTGAGTACGCAAGGCAAACGCGTTTGCACCTTTCCGGCTGACGCTGAAATCGAATCCGTCGGCATCAACACTCCGGCTGAATTGAAATTGGTTGCAGAGTATCTGGCGAATGAAAAACAACACGCTTTCCGTCATCATCCCGGCTTATAA
- a CDS encoding glycosyltransferase family 2 protein gives MKNNTLSVIIPAYNEEQFIGALLEKVLAVDLSRFGLGKEIIVIDDCSKDRTAEIVRQFPEVILVRQSPNQGKGAAVRAGLAHATGDYLIIQDADLEYDPNDYVPMLAALLANGAGAVYGSRYLKHPQRGKLVNLMTGKHTGQSWPAYLGGQSLSFASLMCTGNYLTDTVTALKLFRREVIQPLSLETSGFELDHEISAKVLAQGCQIEEVPIRYFPRSKEEGKKIGPRDWFVALKTFHRFRNG, from the coding sequence ATGAAAAACAACACGCTTTCCGTCATCATCCCGGCTTATAACGAAGAGCAATTTATCGGCGCGTTATTGGAAAAAGTGCTGGCTGTGGATTTGTCGCGCTTTGGTTTGGGCAAGGAAATCATTGTCATTGATGATTGTTCAAAAGACCGCACCGCGGAAATCGTCCGGCAATTTCCCGAAGTGATACTGGTTCGCCAGTCGCCCAACCAGGGAAAAGGCGCGGCAGTACGCGCCGGGCTGGCGCACGCAACGGGCGATTACCTGATTATCCAGGACGCCGATCTGGAATATGACCCGAATGATTACGTGCCGATGCTGGCGGCGTTGCTGGCCAATGGCGCTGGCGCGGTGTATGGCAGCCGCTATCTGAAACATCCACAGCGAGGCAAACTGGTCAATTTGATGACCGGCAAACATACAGGACAAAGTTGGCCGGCGTATCTGGGCGGTCAAAGTCTGAGTTTCGCGTCTTTAATGTGTACCGGCAATTATTTGACGGATACGGTGACTGCGTTGAAATTGTTTCGGCGCGAAGTCATCCAGCCTCTTTCACTTGAAACCAGCGGGTTTGAGCTGGATCACGAAATCTCCGCCAAAGTTCTGGCGCAGGGATGCCAGATTGAGGAAGTCCCGATCCGCTACTTTCCGCGAAGCAAAGAAGAAGGAAAGAAGATTGGGCCCAGAGATTGGTTTGTAGCTTTGAAAACGTTTCACCGGTTTCGTAACGGCTGA
- a CDS encoding glycosyltransferase yields the protein MCDHEKVIAVSKPPIQMPTLSVVVPVYNSTAYLKKCLAALAESDYDDFDVLVVDDGSTEPVAPIVGQYGFDYMRIDGPGGPARARNRGVARVKGKYLVFIDADVCVHRDTLHRFAEVFNADSGIDAVVGSYDETPAEPGFFSQYKNLFHHYVHQTSGGYVNTFWSGCGAMRRDLFLAFGGFDEERYRRPAIEDIELGTWVTAAGYQIVLAPHVKATHLKRWTLWSILKTDILDRGVPWIKLMLRAGAAASTLNAKSSQRLSVALTWLASILLPVVWWWPAAGILSLLLLSVVSALNFDFYRYFIAHSGVWFTVRVLPLHWLYFWYCGLCVIWGTLAHYLETSGRSQAPNQENTNPKPHAE from the coding sequence GTGTGTGATCACGAAAAAGTGATAGCCGTAAGTAAACCGCCAATTCAAATGCCGACCTTGTCGGTCGTCGTGCCGGTTTATAACTCCACGGCGTATCTGAAAAAATGCCTGGCTGCGTTGGCGGAGTCGGATTACGACGATTTTGATGTATTGGTGGTGGATGATGGCTCCACGGAACCTGTCGCACCGATTGTGGGTCAGTATGGATTTGATTACATGCGTATTGACGGCCCCGGTGGTCCGGCGCGCGCGCGGAATCGAGGCGTCGCACGCGTGAAAGGCAAGTACCTGGTTTTCATTGATGCTGATGTTTGTGTGCATCGCGACACGTTGCACCGGTTTGCCGAAGTGTTCAACGCCGATTCCGGAATAGATGCTGTTGTCGGTTCCTATGATGAAACCCCGGCAGAGCCGGGGTTCTTTTCGCAATACAAAAACCTGTTTCACCATTATGTTCACCAAACCAGCGGAGGTTACGTCAACACATTCTGGAGCGGTTGCGGAGCGATGCGTCGCGATTTGTTTCTGGCATTCGGCGGATTTGACGAGGAACGATATCGCCGCCCCGCCATCGAAGACATCGAACTGGGGACGTGGGTGACGGCGGCGGGGTATCAAATTGTGCTGGCGCCACACGTCAAAGCCACGCATCTGAAACGCTGGACGCTGTGGAGCATTTTGAAAACCGACATTCTGGATCGCGGCGTGCCGTGGATTAAGTTGATGTTGCGAGCCGGCGCAGCGGCAAGCACGTTGAACGCAAAATCGTCGCAGCGACTCAGTGTGGCGTTGACCTGGTTGGCTTCGATATTGCTGCCTGTAGTGTGGTGGTGGCCCGCGGCTGGCATCCTGTCTCTGTTGTTGCTGTCTGTAGTTTCCGCTCTTAATTTCGATTTTTACCGGTACTTCATCGCGCATTCCGGAGTGTGGTTTACGGTGCGTGTGCTGCCATTGCACTGGCTGTACTTCTGGTATTGCGGTTTGTGCGTGATTTGGGGAACGCTGGCTCATTACCTGGAAACTTCGGGTCGAAGCCAGGCTCCGAACCAGGAAAACACCAATCCAAAACCACATGCCGAATAG
- a CDS encoding polysaccharide deacetylase family protein — protein MLAILTYHSIDGSGSVVSVPPRTFTEQMATLAEWGYRGISLTEAVRYRQANGSWPQRCVVLTFDDGFANFYESAMPALMRRNFSATVFLISGHVEKINDWDTPPARLGTRQMLSWRQVRELSEQGIEIGAHTRKHPDLRRLPESQLEEEIAGSCAEISDHIGQAVESFAYPYGYSNHQVEDVVRRTVRAACTTELRHATDDPLHLLPRLDMYYLQSPHQVQSLVTEGLVGYLALRRWGRAVRQKLSVG, from the coding sequence ATGCTGGCGATTCTGACTTATCACTCGATTGATGGCAGCGGTTCTGTAGTTTCCGTTCCCCCACGAACGTTTACCGAGCAAATGGCGACATTGGCTGAGTGGGGTTATCGGGGCATTTCACTAACCGAAGCGGTGAGGTACCGCCAAGCCAACGGAAGCTGGCCGCAGCGTTGTGTCGTGTTGACCTTCGATGATGGTTTTGCAAACTTTTATGAATCGGCTATGCCCGCTCTGATGCGGCGAAATTTCAGCGCAACGGTGTTCCTCATCAGCGGCCACGTCGAAAAAATCAACGATTGGGATACTCCGCCCGCACGACTGGGGACAAGGCAAATGCTGAGTTGGCGGCAAGTGCGCGAATTGTCAGAGCAGGGAATCGAAATTGGCGCGCATACCCGCAAACATCCGGATTTGCGTAGATTGCCCGAATCGCAGCTTGAGGAAGAAATCGCCGGTTCGTGCGCTGAAATCAGTGACCACATTGGGCAAGCCGTTGAGAGTTTCGCTTACCCCTATGGATATTCGAATCATCAGGTGGAAGATGTTGTGCGGCGCACTGTCCGTGCGGCTTGCACGACCGAACTTCGCCACGCAACCGACGACCCGCTTCACCTGTTGCCTCGTTTGGATATGTATTACCTGCAATCGCCGCATCAGGTACAGTCGCTGGTTACGGAAGGGCTTGTCGGGTATTTGGCCTTAAGGCGATGGGGGCGCGCGGTGCGCCAAAAGCTCAGCGTAGGATAA
- a CDS encoding radical SAM protein, producing MQLLNRVAKHARLNWQNLAIPDVASPPFVILFINSICNMKCEHCFYWQNLNKRDDLSFEEIVSLSKELGPIENLNLSGGEPFLRKEFGAICRQFIQQNGVKEIYVPSNGWYTDKTIAQIRETLQEKSLKIFAIELSLDGMEEFHDRFRVAPGAFKRSMATYDALVELQREDPRLQIHSISTATAENMDEIRRLTTYLYERCPQMSHHNLALIRGDRKNPSLQGPKLAEYQKLYEYVQRLWAPREESRYGSIVEPMLQWAKVKTAEQQRQVVPCRAGVLSVVINANGDVGLCEQHKPIGNLRQNTFTEIWRSDAAKQLRASISAKECYCTNEIFMWPSITFQPVQLAKAMIGAKVWQTPDPLPVGERADYTTGGKVSLPILPSGNQ from the coding sequence ATGCAGTTGCTCAACCGAGTCGCAAAACACGCACGCTTGAATTGGCAGAACCTGGCAATCCCGGATGTCGCCAGTCCGCCGTTCGTCATTTTGTTCATCAATTCGATTTGCAACATGAAATGCGAGCATTGCTTTTACTGGCAGAATCTAAACAAACGCGACGACCTGAGTTTTGAAGAAATCGTCAGCCTGTCGAAAGAACTCGGCCCGATTGAAAACCTGAACCTGTCCGGCGGCGAGCCGTTTTTGCGAAAGGAATTCGGCGCCATCTGTCGCCAGTTTATCCAGCAAAACGGCGTCAAGGAAATTTACGTGCCCAGCAACGGTTGGTACACGGACAAAACCATCGCGCAGATCCGGGAAACGCTACAGGAAAAAAGCCTGAAGATATTTGCCATCGAATTGTCGTTGGACGGCATGGAAGAGTTTCACGACCGGTTTCGCGTTGCGCCCGGAGCATTCAAACGCTCGATGGCAACCTACGACGCGCTGGTGGAACTGCAGCGCGAAGATCCGCGATTGCAGATTCATTCCATCTCGACCGCGACGGCCGAAAACATGGACGAGATTCGACGGTTGACGACGTACCTATACGAACGCTGCCCGCAGATGTCCCACCACAACCTGGCGTTGATTCGCGGCGACCGAAAAAATCCTTCGCTGCAAGGGCCGAAGCTGGCCGAATACCAGAAGCTGTACGAATACGTGCAGCGATTGTGGGCGCCGCGCGAAGAAAGCCGGTACGGCAGCATCGTCGAACCGATGTTGCAATGGGCGAAAGTCAAAACCGCCGAACAACAACGCCAGGTCGTCCCCTGCCGAGCCGGTGTGCTGAGTGTGGTCATCAACGCCAATGGCGACGTCGGATTGTGCGAACAGCACAAACCCATTGGCAATTTGCGGCAAAACACGTTCACGGAAATCTGGCGTTCGGACGCCGCCAAACAATTGCGCGCTTCGATCAGCGCCAAAGAGTGTTACTGCACGAACGAAATTTTCATGTGGCCGAGCATCACCTTTCAGCCGGTTCAACTGGCCAAAGCAATGATCGGCGCGAAGGTATGGCAAACGCCCGACCCTCTGCCGGTCGGCGAACGCGCCGATTACACTACCGGCGGCAAAGTCTCCCTGCCCATATTGCCATCCGGGAACCAATGA